Proteins encoded in a region of the Sphingopyxis sp. OAS728 genome:
- a CDS encoding sarcosine oxidase subunit delta, translated as MLLIDCPFCGPRAEIEFRCGGESHIQRPGPHTHVSDAEWADYLYYRENPKGEHRERWFHSTGCRRWFNAARDTVTHQFRVTYKMGEACPEAGESAVSETAPSAVAGGIV; from the coding sequence ATGTTGCTGATCGACTGTCCCTTTTGCGGCCCGCGCGCGGAGATCGAATTCCGCTGCGGCGGCGAGAGTCATATCCAGCGGCCGGGCCCGCATACCCATGTGTCCGACGCCGAATGGGCCGACTATCTCTACTATCGCGAAAATCCGAAGGGCGAGCATCGCGAGCGCTGGTTCCACTCCACGGGGTGTCGCCGCTGGTTCAACGCCGCGCGCGACACCGTGACGCATCAGTTCCGCGTCACATACAAGATGGGCGAGGCTTGTCCCGAAGCGGGCGAGAGCGCGGTCAGCGAAACGGCGCCCAGCGCGGTTGCGGGAGGCATCGTATGA